Part of the Sphaerodactylus townsendi isolate TG3544 unplaced genomic scaffold, MPM_Stown_v2.3 scaffold_1549, whole genome shotgun sequence genome is shown below.
tcacggccggaatcactgggacgctgtgtggtttccgggctgtatggccgtgttatagtagcattttctcccgacgtttcaccttccatctgtggccggcatcttatcctctgaagatgccagccacagatgcaggcgaaacatcaggagcgaATGCTACTAGAAACAAGGAAcgaggttggccaaacccccaaaaacttgccacacaacaggaattgcacaaggaagtgttaataccaacaatgactaaagtgcatatatgcaatattcccaaaataacataatcatgaatgattccatgagtccatCCTGATTTGCAACATACTTTGGTAGCATATaacaatttttgaatgatggaaataaggacaaatactatacatatgcactgaaaaggacgcacatgcactgaagaagattagcgaaaacgcacttcagcgcacagaaaaaaacatttaaaaaaatgctgctgcttctttgaaccttgctgctcctttgaacttgtacaatttggcggcaggttgctgtttcttgaactggtgccttttccatgttttccattggactgtgaatgaaatatttatagaggaagaaccttatgactcatggaatcattcttgattatgttattttgtgaatattgcatacaTGCActtttagtcattgttggtattaacacttccttgtgcaattcctgttgtgtggcaagtttgtTGGGGTTtagccaaccttgttccttgtttagtcttgccctcattcCTCCTTTCCacgaaaatgctactagaacacagccatacagcccagaaaccacacaacaccccagagctTAGCCTTAGTCTGTCTCAAACCCGTTTGGGGGCTTGGTTCGAGCAGGGAAAGTCatacccctccccacaactgcctGGGCCCCCTCTCCAAGAACACCCGAAGGGTGGACCATCGTGCAGCAGCGGGGAggtttgtttttcttcagctcAAGCGAGAACCCGGCCCATGCCAAAGAAAACAAGTCAAATGTGTCTGTGACACAAAAGGTCTTTTCTGCTCCCCACCAGACAAGCCGGCAAGTTGGCCGGGTTTCCCCGATTCTTGTTGGGACCGTGGGCCCCTCCTCCCCAAAGGCAGGGGGAGACTGTCCGGTGCCGGCAAGGTGGGTGCTTCatagggctgtggctcagcagcaggGCTCAtggtcctgggttcaattcctgacatctcctgttaaaacagtgatggcgaaacttttcgagaccgagtgcccaaactgcaaccccaaacccacttatttgtcgcaaagtgacaacacggcaattgaacctgaatactgaggtttcggtttagaaaaaatggttgactcggagacgtgcgttactcgggagtaagcttggtggtagttggtggctttgctttgaagcaagcgtgcaactcttccaacaggtgatactcaactctaggagggtttactcagaagcaagccccactgccagcaaccaagcttactcccaggtaaaggatcgcactttagttctttgcatgaaaatcagtggggtttaacagcgcttaacagggttacctacactgcttccccaaaacaaggtttaatgctaataatcaagcccagcggcccaggccaggctagatgtggggggggggggcactctgtttgcgcgtgcccacagagagagctctgagtgccacctctggcacccgtgccataggttcgccaccactgcgttagAAGGACCAGGAGGAGTTGACGAGAAAAATCCTTTGAGACCCAGTCCGAGTCAGTGAGACAGACCTTTATGGACCGAGGGTTTGATTCAGGTGTCTTCAAGCACTTCAAACGTCTCCGGTGGTGACTTTCAGTTGGCATTTCTTTAAGTTTGCATTTGCAAACTACgcaaagctgaattattcaagGGAGCTGTTCCAGGCAGTGAACGAAATGATCCACAAAGTTACATAGGTaatgtcgaagggtttcacggccggattcaactggttctggagggttttctgggctctgtggccgtggtctggtggatcttgttcctaacatttcacctgcatctgtggctggcatcttcagaggtgtatcacagagagaagtctgttatacactgtgtccagtgagaagggaaagtttagtgtgtccagggagaagggagaaggggctgatgggaattgtagtccatgaacagctgaagcaccagagttggacacctctccTCTAGGAAGTTCCTTACAGCATCTGGGATCATTTACTATTggaatctgccctccaaagttgTCAGGTTTTGCAGAGGAACTGCTAACTTctccctgtcatctggagatcagtcataattttgggagatcttcagTCCCACCTGAGGATCAGCAGCCCTAGTTCTAGCAAAAAATTCAAGCTCTACACTACAGCTTGAATAAACGACAAAAATCCAGCAAACCTACTGCACCGCAGCGACGAGCAACAATATATAGACGCAGCAATTGAAGTGCTGATTTAATGTCATAATGTAAATATGTGTACAGCATCATCCatatctaaagaagaagaagagttggatttatacccccctttctctcctataggagactcaaaggggcttacaatctccttgcccttccccccctcacaacaaacaccctgtgaggtgggtggggctgagagagctccgaagaactgtgactagcccaaggtcacccagctggcgtgtgtgggagtgcccaggctaatctgaattcaccagataagcctccacaactcaagctgcagagctgggaatcaaacccggttccactgtggggggaggagactcaaaggggcttacaaactcctttcccttcccctgaccCCCTTCTCTGGTTTCCATGGACCCTCTGGCCCAGACCCCCCTCAGGCCTCCATGGACCCCCTGGCCCTGACCCCCCTTCGGCTGAAATTGCCCTCCTGGCCGTGGTTCCCCCTGTGATTGCAATGGCGGCACCCGTgacaagccaccccagatgtacCCATTGAAGCTACGCTCCTGCAGGGCAGTGCATAGCTGGAATTTCCGCTGCTTATTCAAGTGTTTCATTCTCCGGCCTCTTTAGGCtgggccgggggtgggtgggtgggatggggagaACCCAGGAGTCTGAGGAGCGTGCGCTGGATCATGGCTGCCAAGAAGCCGTTCTAATCCAGGCCGCAGGATCGACGGCACCTCTGACAGAATCCCAGCGTTGCAAAATGGTTGCAAAGCCGCCAGAAAGCACACTGCCAGAAACTGTGGGAAGGGTTAGCAGGGTTGCCATGGGGGGAGCAAGCacgtgtggtgggtggggcttgggtggGTAGGCGGGGCCTTTACCATCCCTCCCGCTAGTAGTACTGCTGCATATGTCCACAATCGTCATTGCTCCGTCTCTTTCTTGTCTCAGGCGACTGCCAGCTGTGCCGAATCCACCACTGTAACGCTGACTACGTAGCAGCCACCTCTCCAGCGACAGAGGAAACCCTGCCTTCGACAAACTACTGCGGGGTTTTGCGGGCCTATGCCCTCTGCACCCGGAAGTTGGCCCGCTTGTGCCGAGGGGATCTCGTGTACCACTCGGCCGTCTTCCGGATCAAAGAACTCTTTGGGCAGCACAACTGCTCCAGCGACGGACCGACCTCCTCCGTCAGAGCCCCCGGTGCCGCTGACCTCCCGGTTTCCGAGACATGCAACTACCACGCCCGATTCGGTTTCCATGCCAAATTTGCTCACTGTGGGCTCTTTGGAGATCCTCACCTGCGGACGTTCAAAGATGAATTCCAGACTTGCCGAGTGGCGGGGGCTTGGCCTCTTATTGATAATCAGTACCTGTCGGTACAGGTGACTAATGTCCCTGTGGGGCTTGGATCTGGCGCCACGGCAACCAGCAAGGTAAAACACATCCGTTGTGTTTTTCAACTTTCCTGATGGTGGTTTGTCCACTTCATAGGTGGCTAAACGAGTTAACATACTTTGGCTGGAATGTGGCCCTTTCAGTTTAAATCCAAAGCTCCTCTCCGGGGCAAcatctagggaccggattacgccggtcctataccaactgcactggctgccaatcgagtaccgggccatgtttaaagttttggtattgaccttcaaagccattcgcggccttggccctgcttatctgagggaccgtctctccctatatcgcccttctaggcccctccgctcatcggaggcggacctactggtgatccctggccccaaggcgatctggctggcctcaccaagggccagggcttttacggctctggtccctacctggtggaacaggctcccaggtgagatcagggccctgcgggacttgcaaagtttccgcagggcctgcaaaacggacctgttccgccaggcgtttggccagccgggatgatgtcaacttcgccataaagaacatttggcctcccgtgggtacacaaggggggagggcggggttgaagccatctgtagttttagtattttatgtagtattttatgtaatttatgtatcatgatacgttttaaattgttttatcgctgatggacaccgccctgagcctttgggggagggcggtatataaatataatgaaggaaggaaggaaggaaggaaggaaggaaggaaggaaggaaggaaggaaggaaggaaggaaggaaggaaggaaggaaggaaggaaggaaggaggcgccCAAATACAGCCAGTTCGGTAGGTGCGTGAGTGGACCATTCTGCTCACGATGAAGAATACTCCTACAGTAACACATTAAGCAAAACCACAGGTTAAAGCATTTCCTTGAAGCCAACAGGGGAGGGGATCAAGTATAACCCCTCTCCAATGAAAAAATTCTCGCAAAGCCAGCTTATATCAAGAAGAAAGATCTGGCCAGCTTAACTCTcgctatttttgtgtgtgtgtagttttttGGCGGGGAGAGCAAGGGGGAGAATTCCGACACGCAGCCCCTTATGCTTTAAGGGATATGATAGCTTTCATGCATTTTTTACCCAATACATCTTGCAAGCAATTCAGGGAAGCTTCTCTGGTTTTCAAAGGCGGACTAGTCATTATGGCCACAGGGATGTTTCCTGGTGGACTggtggcatgccccccccccccccccaatgaaccATCATTGACATTTGATGGCATATATATGtctactagcaggcccggccacgcgttgctgtggcaattgtccttttcatcacagtccgcaacccacagatgtccatgcaggtccaatgatccccagcatagccttttggggtggtcaaatggaatccctctttcccttttcaattcacatccttatatggtggtgtcttgtttttttagtataagataacccttcccattccacaacagaactgtccagagtgcgactcccgctgtccatgaggctggttgacacgcacagtcctggcttgggtaaggcagaactggggcaaggaggctatcccagtcaggcagcagaggcagggtggcgaggcgctcagatcgaggccagctccctgggttcttaaagggccatgtgcaaaagaagcagagcaggtagtgttggttcgcccccaccccgcggatttacttagaagaaaaaggcaaactccaactcgcttttagtaaaagagagctggggcgaatatgggtgaggaagtgggtaagtggtgtttggatgtgagggagggcagagtgaggtgtgtgaggatgagctggatgtgtgttgtgtggtagcagtgggtgaggcacagagagtgataCACAACAGTAGTTATCTGCTGCCACCTTGTGGTGATTGTCAATAATGGCATCAACATGTAGTGC
Proteins encoded:
- the LOC125424944 gene encoding repulsive guidance molecule A-like translates to TPEGWTIVQQRGGLFFFSSSENPAHAKENKSNVSVTQKVFSAPHQTSRQVGRVSPILVGTVGPSSPKAGGDCPVPARPPSGLHGPPGPDPPSAEIALLAVVPPVIAMAAPVTSHPRCDCQLCRIHHCNADYVAATSPATEETLPSTNYCGVLRAYALCTRKLARLCRGDLVYHSAVFRIKELFGQHNCSSDGPTSSVRAPGAADLPVSETCNYHARFGFHAKFAHCGLFGDPHLRTFKDEFQTCRVAGAWPLIDNQYLSVQVTNVPVGLGSGATATSKITLIFKSFPGCSEQRVYQATPEDLPLAFTDGTSDVGPQDGSGSLRILEKPGTRQVEIQARHIGSIVIIRQVGRYLTFAIRVPEDILGPSEHSAGLQLCLHGCPQNEQIQEQLLSPASSGPPWSSSWQAYTVESAIEECGHLLPVEDMYFQSCVFDLLTTGDSEFSLAAYGALEDMKALHPSELQLPAASRAASSGGRRPRLGPTAALLLPGLLACLLLPVRC